The following coding sequences are from one Devosia neptuniae window:
- a CDS encoding cytochrome b/b6 domain-containing protein, with amino-acid sequence MSEQTISDRAGKGPLIYRQSIWTRVTHWLWAICLFVLLLSGLQIFNAHPALYIGQQSGFEFDNAVLEIGAVNTDAGARGQTTLFGQTFDTTGVLGMSGSAEQPQFTAFPGAVTIPSYRDLATGRVVHFFFGWVFVFTMFVWFLASFINGHIRRDIVPVGDDLKGVPKDVADHARLRFHHGRSYGPLQKLSYFGVFFVLFPLIVLTGLTMSPGMNSIAPFLLDIFGGRQTARTIHFVVMVLLVGFFIIHIAMVLAAGPLNELRSMITGWYRASPGTPASGGDKP; translated from the coding sequence ATGAGCGAGCAGACAATTTCGGATCGGGCGGGCAAAGGCCCACTGATCTATCGCCAATCGATCTGGACGCGGGTGACCCATTGGCTATGGGCCATCTGCCTGTTCGTCCTGCTGCTGTCGGGATTGCAGATCTTCAATGCGCATCCCGCGCTGTATATCGGGCAGCAATCGGGCTTTGAGTTCGACAATGCGGTGCTCGAGATCGGCGCGGTTAACACCGATGCTGGGGCGCGTGGGCAGACGACTTTGTTCGGGCAGACATTCGACACGACGGGCGTGCTGGGCATGAGCGGGTCGGCGGAGCAGCCGCAATTCACGGCGTTCCCCGGTGCTGTGACCATTCCCTCCTATCGCGATCTGGCGACGGGGCGGGTGGTGCATTTCTTTTTTGGCTGGGTGTTCGTTTTCACCATGTTCGTCTGGTTTCTGGCCAGCTTCATCAATGGGCATATTCGCCGCGATATCGTGCCGGTGGGTGACGATCTCAAAGGGGTGCCCAAGGATGTGGCTGATCATGCGCGGCTGCGGTTTCACCATGGCCGCAGCTATGGGCCGCTGCAGAAGCTGAGCTATTTCGGGGTGTTCTTCGTTCTCTTCCCGTTGATCGTTTTGACGGGGCTGACCATGTCGCCGGGCATGAATTCCATTGCGCCCTTCCTGCTCGATATTTTTGGCGGGCGGCAGACGGCGCGGACGATCCATTTCGTGGTCATGGTGCTGCTGGTGGGGTTCTTCATCATCCATATCGCCATGGTGCTGGCGGCCGGACCACTCAATGAGCTGCGCTCGATGATTACCGGTTGGTATCGCGCCAGCCCCGGCACGCCGGCCAGCGGAGGAGACAAGCCATGA
- a CDS encoding DEAD/DEAH box helicase, producing MTDFTSLGLPAVLTDSLTAGGFTVPTKIQAQAIPKLLEGKDLMGIAQTGSGKTAAFGLPILAGLLTLTGKARPMTTRALILAPTRELAVQIDENIRKFAGSKMALSTVLVLGGVSRYHQVQKIAKGVDVVVATPGRLKDLMDDGKIKLNETRWLVLDEADRMLDMGFIAPVKHIAKAIGQRRQTMLFSATMAPEIADLAKGLLNDPVRVDASVAGSTVVKIDQRVILSGAKAKRGVLNELLASETENMERVIIFSRTKHGADRVAKNLDLDGHKAAAIHGNKSQNARQNALKGFSSGDVRILVATDIAARGIDVPGITHVVNYELPDDPENYVHRIGRTGRNGASGIAITLCDGTERGKLRDVERLIRRTLPVSGDLHLGNDTGVNEAPRSAYKKPSGGRPGPRSAKNPRQQVDRRSPAERRPFAEFSNEGKSQPHHQPSETPRARPAEGARTRPVEAARTRPAEAPRAARPEGQVNRVRRDLETGKPIGAKPDAKKQRWGKAQKDAARTNGRSNVDRQRGRA from the coding sequence TTGACTGATTTTACTTCTCTCGGCCTTCCCGCCGTTCTGACCGACAGCCTGACCGCTGGCGGTTTCACCGTGCCCACCAAGATCCAGGCCCAGGCCATTCCCAAGCTGCTGGAAGGCAAGGACCTGATGGGCATTGCCCAGACCGGTTCGGGCAAGACCGCTGCTTTCGGCCTGCCGATCCTGGCGGGTCTGCTGACCCTGACCGGCAAGGCCCGGCCGATGACCACCCGCGCGCTGATCCTGGCGCCGACGCGTGAACTGGCCGTGCAGATCGACGAGAACATCCGCAAATTTGCCGGCTCCAAGATGGCGCTGTCGACCGTGCTCGTGCTGGGCGGCGTGTCGCGCTACCACCAGGTGCAGAAGATTGCCAAGGGTGTCGACGTTGTTGTTGCTACCCCCGGTCGTCTCAAGGACCTGATGGATGACGGCAAGATCAAGCTGAACGAAACCCGTTGGCTGGTGCTCGACGAGGCCGATCGCATGCTCGACATGGGCTTCATCGCCCCGGTCAAGCACATTGCCAAGGCCATCGGCCAGCGCCGCCAGACCATGCTGTTCTCCGCCACGATGGCGCCTGAGATCGCGGATCTCGCCAAGGGCCTGCTGAATGATCCGGTGCGGGTTGACGCTTCGGTTGCCGGCTCCACCGTGGTCAAGATCGACCAGCGCGTGATCCTGTCTGGCGCCAAGGCCAAGCGCGGCGTGCTCAATGAGCTGCTGGCCAGCGAAACCGAAAACATGGAACGCGTGATCATTTTCTCGCGCACCAAGCATGGCGCCGACCGCGTCGCCAAGAATCTCGATCTCGATGGCCACAAGGCCGCAGCGATCCACGGCAATAAGAGCCAGAATGCGCGCCAGAATGCGCTCAAGGGCTTCTCCTCCGGCGATGTCCGTATTCTGGTGGCGACCGATATTGCCGCCCGCGGTATCGACGTGCCCGGCATCACCCATGTGGTGAATTACGAGCTGCCTGATGACCCGGAAAACTATGTGCACCGTATTGGCCGCACCGGCCGTAACGGGGCTTCGGGCATTGCCATCACCCTGTGCGATGGCACCGAGCGCGGCAAGCTGCGCGATGTGGAACGCCTGATCCGCCGCACGCTGCCGGTGTCGGGTGACCTGCATCTGGGCAATGATACCGGCGTCAATGAAGCACCGCGTTCGGCTTACAAGAAGCCCTCTGGTGGCCGTCCTGGCCCGCGTTCGGCCAAGAACCCGCGCCAGCAGGTGGATCGTCGTTCGCCTGCCGAGCGTCGTCCCTTTGCCGAATTCTCCAATGAGGGCAAGAGCCAGCCCCATCACCAGCCGTCGGAAACGCCGCGTGCGCGTCCTGCTGAAGGCGCTCGCACGCGTCCGGTGGAAGCGGCCCGCACCCGTCCGGCCGAGGCGCCTCGCGCTGCCCGGCCTGAAGGCCAGGTCAATCGCGTGCGCCGCGATCTTGAAACCGGCAAGCCGATCGGCGCCAAGCCAGACGCCAAGAAGCAGCGCTGGGGCAAGGCCCAGAAGGATGCAGCCCGCACCAATGGCCGCTCCAATGTGGATCGCCAGCGCGGCCGCGCATAA
- a CDS encoding DUF1109 domain-containing protein, with amino-acid sequence MTDELIARLAADLKPVRRTAIQRLLLGAVLLSGIIAILAMVMWLGMRPDMDTAPGTMMFWSKFTYTLALAVFGFCATLVLARPDGRTRWPWLAALALLGLLLVGAVFQLARAEPGEMMPLIVGGTSLVCPWRIVVLSLPVLLAAIFVLRRLAPANPTLAGFAAGIMAGGTGAWVYSFACAENGMMFVALFYTLGIVLVGGLGALLGRFLLRW; translated from the coding sequence ATGACCGACGAGCTGATCGCCCGCCTCGCCGCCGACCTCAAGCCCGTGCGCCGCACGGCCATACAGCGTCTGCTGCTCGGCGCCGTCCTGCTGAGCGGCATCATCGCCATCCTCGCCATGGTCATGTGGCTGGGCATGCGCCCGGACATGGACACCGCGCCGGGCACGATGATGTTCTGGAGCAAGTTCACCTATACGCTGGCACTCGCCGTGTTCGGCTTCTGCGCCACGCTGGTATTGGCCCGGCCCGATGGCCGCACCCGCTGGCCCTGGCTGGCGGCGCTGGCTCTACTGGGCCTGTTGCTCGTCGGCGCGGTATTCCAGCTCGCCCGCGCCGAACCCGGCGAGATGATGCCGCTGATTGTGGGCGGCACCTCCCTGGTCTGCCCATGGCGCATTGTGGTGCTGTCACTGCCGGTGCTGTTAGCCGCCATCTTCGTGCTGCGCCGCCTGGCGCCGGCCAATCCGACCTTGGCTGGCTTTGCCGCCGGTATCATGGCCGGCGGCACCGGCGCCTGGGTCTATTCCTTCGCCTGCGCCGAAAACGGCATGATGTTCGTGGCGCTGTTCTACACGCTGGGCATTGTGCTGGTCGGCGGCCTGGGCGCGCTACTCGGACGCTTCCTGCTGCGTTGGTAG
- a CDS encoding sigma-70 family RNA polymerase sigma factor, with amino-acid sequence MQTDPTEMRLRSLMLASLDGDAAAYRSLLAELGRHLRPYFTRRLTPAFAAHAEDLVQETLLAIHARRLTYDRNRPFTAWLHAVAHHKFVDHVRRQSIRLTVPLEDDAPIIAHDDSADALARRDLNVVLETVPARTSDLIYRTKVDGASVAEAAAAHGMTETAAKVSIHRGLKALAMRFAGGPK; translated from the coding sequence ATGCAGACTGATCCCACCGAGATGCGATTGCGCAGCCTGATGCTCGCTTCGCTTGACGGCGATGCTGCGGCCTATCGGTCGCTGCTGGCCGAACTCGGCCGTCATCTGCGCCCCTATTTCACCCGGCGGCTCACCCCCGCCTTTGCCGCGCACGCGGAGGATCTCGTGCAGGAGACCCTGCTGGCCATTCACGCCCGCCGCCTGACCTATGATCGCAACCGGCCCTTCACGGCATGGCTGCATGCGGTGGCGCACCACAAATTCGTCGATCATGTGCGCCGCCAGTCGATCCGTCTGACCGTGCCGCTCGAGGACGACGCCCCGATTATCGCCCATGACGACAGCGCCGACGCCCTCGCCCGCCGCGATCTCAACGTGGTGCTGGAAACCGTCCCCGCCCGCACCAGCGATCTCATTTATCGCACCAAGGTCGATGGCGCCTCCGTCGCCGAGGCCGCCGCCGCCCACGGCATGACCGAAACGGCCGCCAAGGTGTCCATCCATCGCGGGCTCAAGGCCCTCGCCATGCGCTTTGCGGGAGGTCCGAAATGA
- a CDS encoding molybdopterin-dependent oxidoreductase: MSGFKLNRRKFLGASAAAGSGLILSGCDQFDFLGQRDNQVRAVLEQANVLTYQVQRRLIGAQTLAREYSPSEIRQGQRPNGSTNPSTAEYSALRAADFANYKLTIKGMVEQEVSFSLAELRNMPARSQITRHDCVEGWSCIAKWTGTRLGAVLDMARVKPEARFCVYHCYDNIQTSLAGDILYYESSDLIDAYHPQTILAYGLNDQTLPVANGAPIRVRIERALGYKQPKYVHTIELVDDLSPFGQGKGGYWPDNGYDWYGGI; this comes from the coding sequence ATGAGCGGGTTCAAGCTCAATCGCCGCAAGTTTCTGGGCGCCTCGGCTGCGGCTGGGTCGGGGTTGATCCTGTCGGGGTGTGACCAGTTCGACTTTTTGGGGCAGCGGGATAATCAGGTAAGGGCGGTGCTCGAACAGGCCAATGTGCTGACCTATCAGGTGCAGCGGCGGCTGATCGGGGCGCAGACGCTGGCGCGGGAATATTCGCCCAGCGAAATCCGCCAGGGCCAGCGGCCCAATGGTTCGACCAATCCGAGCACGGCGGAATATTCCGCGCTGCGGGCGGCGGATTTTGCCAATTACAAGCTGACCATCAAGGGCATGGTGGAGCAGGAAGTCAGCTTCTCGCTGGCCGAATTGCGCAATATGCCGGCGCGCAGCCAGATCACGCGGCATGATTGCGTGGAGGGCTGGAGTTGTATCGCCAAGTGGACCGGTACGCGGCTGGGGGCGGTGCTGGACATGGCGCGGGTGAAGCCGGAGGCGCGGTTCTGCGTCTATCACTGCTACGACAATATCCAGACGTCGCTGGCTGGCGACATTCTCTATTATGAGAGTTCGGACCTGATCGACGCGTACCATCCGCAGACTATTTTGGCCTATGGGCTGAATGACCAGACCCTGCCGGTGGCCAATGGCGCGCCGATCCGGGTGCGGATCGAGCGGGCGCTGGGCTATAAGCAGCCTAAATATGTGCACACGATCGAGCTGGTGGATGACCTGTCGCCGTTCGGGCAGGGCAAGGGCGGGTATTGGCCGGATAATGGGTATGATTGGTATGGCGGGATTTGA
- a CDS encoding ThuA domain-containing protein, giving the protein MRSALIVYGGWEGHDPEECAAIYRRWLHEDGYSVRTATETSAFADPSIHDLSLIIPIYTMSKIAAEEVANLTKAVEGGVGLAGHHGGMSDAFREAVDYQFMVGGQWVAHPGNIIDFKVDVTKPDDPIMAGISSFPYTSEQYYMHVDPSNEVLATTTFTGEHAPWIDGVVMPVVWKRRHGAGRVFHSTLGHSAKEFDVPEMATILRRGMNWAAREE; this is encoded by the coding sequence ATGCGGAGTGCTTTGATTGTCTATGGCGGCTGGGAAGGCCATGATCCGGAGGAATGCGCGGCCATCTATCGCCGTTGGCTGCACGAGGATGGCTATTCGGTGCGCACCGCCACCGAAACCAGCGCCTTTGCCGATCCGTCGATCCACGATCTGTCGCTGATCATTCCGATCTACACGATGAGCAAGATCGCGGCCGAAGAGGTGGCGAACCTGACCAAGGCGGTGGAAGGCGGCGTGGGTCTGGCGGGGCACCATGGCGGGATGAGCGACGCGTTCCGCGAGGCGGTGGATTATCAATTCATGGTGGGCGGGCAATGGGTGGCTCATCCCGGCAATATCATCGATTTCAAGGTGGATGTGACCAAGCCGGACGATCCGATCATGGCCGGGATCAGCTCATTTCCCTATACGTCCGAGCAATATTACATGCATGTCGATCCCTCCAACGAGGTACTGGCGACCACGACGTTTACCGGTGAACATGCGCCGTGGATCGATGGGGTGGTGATGCCCGTGGTGTGGAAGCGCCGGCATGGAGCGGGGCGGGTGTTTCATTCGACGCTCGGCCATTCGGCAAAGGAATTCGACGTGCCAGAAATGGCGACGATCCTGCGCCGGGGCATGAACTGGGCGGCGCGCGAGGAGTAG